In Rosa chinensis cultivar Old Blush chromosome 1, RchiOBHm-V2, whole genome shotgun sequence, a genomic segment contains:
- the LOC112185734 gene encoding uncharacterized protein LOC112185734 encodes MFANEIGFTIRNHAPLNVKKWKEVKPEDRTSLIKRITTKYDIDMSLPWVKRYVNKSFGTVFANFRYKLKKHFEQFSTKEEALENKHKDVKTEDEWAFLCTYFSSEDFQIVSEKNSINRSHLKYHHKAGSKSFMSHQEQIAAQSGEMLGAIERFEMEYKSIKKGWDLGAKELWDQMVKMRTETTLPDGTQTMNDDEICAKVLGVKSGYIKGCGFGPRPPPSSTSRSSLDEMSEKNKELEDKLEETQDTIKAQQEKIDAQNVLIQELQEQGKKFEQFMATFMNQQASS; translated from the exons ATGTTTGCTAATGAAATTGGATTCACCATTCGGAATCATGCACCTCTAAATGTGAAAAAATGGAAGGAAGTAAAACCAGAAGATAGAACAAGTTTGATCAAAAGAATAACT ACTAAGTACGACATTGACATGTCTCTACCTTGGGTTAAGAGATATGTGAATAAATCTTTTGGAACAGTGTTTGCTAACTTCCGTTATAAGCTGAAGAAGCATTTTGAGCAATTCTCAACAAAAGAGGAagcattagaaaataaacacaaagatgTTAAAACTGAAGATGAATGGGCTTTTCTGTGCACTTATTTTTCTAGTGAAGATTTTCAG ATTGTTTCAGAGAAAAATTCTATTAATAGGTCACATTTGAAATATCACCATAAAGCAGGGTCGAAGTCTTTTATGTCGCATCAAGAACAGATT GCTGCACAATCAGGGGAGATGCTAGGTGCAATTGAACGCTTTGAAATGGAGTACAAAAGCATTAAAAAAGGTTGGGACTTGGGAGCGAAAGAATTATGG GATCAAATGGTTAAGATGCGAACCGAGACAACCCTTCCTGATGGGACTCAAACTATGAATGATGATGAAATATGTGCAAAGGTTCTTGGAGTAAAATCAGGCTACATCAAGGGTTGTGGTTTTGGCCCTAGGCCTCCACCATCTAGCACTTCTCGATCGTCACTAGATGAAATGTCTGAGAAGAATAAAGAGTTAGAAGATAAACTTGAAGAGACTCAAGATACTATAAAGGCTCAACAAGAAAAGATTGATGCACAAAACGTGCTGATCCAAGAATTGCAGGAGCAAGGCAAAAAGTTTGAGCAGTTCATGGCAACCTTTATGAACCAACAAGCATCAAGTTAG
- the LOC112185740 gene encoding cytosolic endo-beta-N-acetylglucosaminidase 2-like — MKGCRLTEIHAVCYRSKPEFDEKIPKSKTSQDNSSAHNSTEYYTVLGHISVKSCGQNSDFPPSDSWLVQGQFIQWTTGSEDSKYLSLKIAWKLKDGNDSAYSTYNIYVEKLAEGKPRGHSYLGVARVEAFYVYDLAVPSDTSTIKFIIQVCDLEKDIKVEVTDHIMLESFILDEAR; from the exons ATGAAGGGATGCAGACTAACTGAAATACATGCGGTGTGCTACAGGTCAAAGCCTGAGTTTGATGAAAAGATACCGAAATCCAAAACTAGCCAAGATAATTCTTCTGCTCATAATTCAACGGAGTACTATACAGTGCTTGGTCATATTTCAGTGAAATCTTGTGGACAAAATTCAGATTTTCCACCTTCCGATTCGTGGCTTGTCCAAGGTCAATTCATCCAATGGACTACAGGATCTGAGGATTCCAAGTACCTTAGTCTTAAGATCGCTTGGAAATTGAAAGATGGGAATGATTCTGCATACTCAACCTATAACATTTATGTTGAGAAACTAGCAGAAGGAAAACCAAGAGGACACTCCTATCTTGGAGTGGCTAGAGTGGAAGCTTTTTATGTTTATGACCTGGCAGTTCCTTCTGACACTTCTACCATCAAGTTCATTATTCAAGTGTGTGACCTG GAGAAAGATATTAAGGTTGAGGTTACTGACCATATTATGCTCGAGTCATTCATACTTGATGAGGCAAG gtgA